The following is a genomic window from Saprospiraceae bacterium.
CCTACTCTATTTGGTAGTGTAGGTGCACTGGTCACCACTTTCGTTGTTATCCCTATCGTGGCCAGACTTTCAAAAAGGACTGGTAAAAAGAAAGCTTTTATCATTTCTCAGGGCATATCCATCATAGGCTATATTTTGCTTTGGTTTCTATTTGTTCCGGGTAAGCCGTATATGTTCATTTTTGCACTTCCCTTCTTTTCATTCGGTATAGGAAGTTTATTTACATTGATGATGTCTATGACTGCAGATGTTTGTGATCTTGATGAACTACACTCCGGGAAGCGAAGAGAAGGTGTTTTTGGAGCTATCTATTGGTGGATGGTCAAGTTTGGTTTTGCTATTGCAGGATTATTGTCTGGAGCTATCATGTCTCTCATAGGATTTGTGCCTGGTGCAGATTCACAAAGTGAAGAAGCTATCACGGGATTAAGACTTTTTATTCCGGTGTGCCCATATTAGGTACACTCATAGCCATGTATGTGATGAGAGATTACGACTTGTCAGAAGAAAAATGTCATGAAATCAGAGCACAGCTCGACCAAAAAAAAGGAGAATAAACTGTCCAATTATCTTAATATATGTCTTACAGATCAGAACAAATTGCTCCTTATCAAGGGTTTCCTTATCAGCACAATGATGTGTTTATGGTAAATATGGGTGTGGAGGACATTGATGCATTGTTTCTGGAAATCCTGAATAGCGGAATTCATGGTATTTGCTTTAGTCTTTATGAAGACGGACAAAAACCGGGTGACATCATTTCAGCAGCTCAGGTAAAAAGACGAATAGAAATTATAAGGCATCATGCACAATGGGTCAGATCATTTTCAACAACAGAAGGCAACGAACTCATCCCTGAAATAGCCAAGCAACATGGAATGAAAACCATGGTTGGAGCATGGTTAGGAAATGATAAAGGAAAAAATGAACAAGAATTAAAAAACCTTGTTTCGCTTTGCCAAAATGGATTGGTGGATATTGCAGTAGTTGGAAATGAAGTTTTGTACAGAAACGACCTGACCCTCGATGAACTCCTAGAACACATAAAGCTGATAAAAACTCAGGTTCCTGACATTACTGTAGGATATGTAGATGCTTATTATGAGTTTAGCAGGCATCCGGAGTTGGTAGAAGTTTGCGATGTCGTTTTGACCAATTATTACCCATTTTGGGAAGGTACAAGTTTTGAAGATTCATTAGGGCATCTTCATCATATGCACCAGCAAACGTTACAGGCAGCCAACGATAAAAAAATCATCATTACAGAAACAGGATGGCCAAGCCAGGGTGAAAATACTAATAACGCTTTTCCGGATCCGATTTCTGCGATGAAATACTTTATCAATGCACAGTTATGGGCAATGGATGCAGGAATCGAAATGTTTTATTTTTCATCTTTTGACGAGTCGTGGAAAGTAGGTGCAGAAGGTGAGGTAGGGGCTTATTGGGGACTTTGGGATAAAAATGAAAAATTGAAATATATCAAGTAAGAAAAAATTTGAATGATCTACTTAA
Proteins encoded in this region:
- a CDS encoding glycosyl hydrolase produces the protein MVNMGVEDIDALFLEILNSGIHGICFSLYEDGQKPGDIISAAQVKRRIEIIRHHAQWVRSFSTTEGNELIPEIAKQHGMKTMVGAWLGNDKGKNEQELKNLVSLCQNGLVDIAVVGNEVLYRNDLTLDELLEHIKLIKTQVPDITVGYVDAYYEFSRHPELVEVCDVVLTNYYPFWEGTSFEDSLGHLHHMHQQTLQAANDKKIIITETGWPSQGENTNNAFPDPISAMKYFINAQLWAMDAGIEMFYFSSFDESWKVGAEGEVGAYWGLWDKNEKLKYIK